The following coding sequences are from one Triticum aestivum cultivar Chinese Spring chromosome 5A, IWGSC CS RefSeq v2.1, whole genome shotgun sequence window:
- the LOC123106506 gene encoding glutaredoxin-C1-like translates to MEQVTKLAGQRAVVIFSMSSCCMCHTVARLFRDLGANPAEVDLDEDPRGKEMEKALARLLGRNPGVPAVFIGGRLVGSTDKVMSLHLSGKLVPLLRNAGAVWV, encoded by the coding sequence ATGGAGCAGGTGACGAAGCTGGCGGGGCAGCGGGCGGTGGTGATCTTCAGCATGAGCTCCTGCTGCATGTGCCACACGGTGGCGCGCCTCTTCCGGGACCTCGGGGCGAACCCGGCGGAGgtggatctggacgaggaccccaGGGGAAAGGAGATGGAGAAGGCGCTGGCGAGGCTCCTCGGCCGGAACCCGGGCGTGCCGGCGGTGTTCATCGGCGGCAGGCTCGTCGGATCCACCGACAAGGTCATGTCCCTTCACCTCAGCGGCAAGCTCGTCCCGCTGCTTCGTAACGCAGGTGCTGTATGGGTGTAG